The Achromobacter pestifer genome includes a region encoding these proteins:
- a CDS encoding aromatic ring-hydroxylating oxygenase subunit alpha, which translates to MTDIGRMAHVVPARTQLPVSAYFDEALFAREQELIFKQSSQYVGHQKVVPEIGDWRTLVQEDGGRVLVRNQQGVELISNVCRHRQALMLGGETGNVAGNCNTHGNLKATGGNIVCPLHRWTYNNQGELLGAPQFATTPCMNLQKFRLRDCHGLLFEGPRDPSADMAPLFSRPEFDFGDYVLDHVEVHQCNYNWKTFIEVYLEDYHVGPFHPGLGRFVTCDDLSWEFNDWYSLQKVGVHNALAQPGSDVYKQWHDRLLAFREGDAPDFGAVWVTYFPTHMIELYPHVLVLSTLYPKSPQETVNVVEFYYPEEIAAFEREFVDAQRAAYMETAIEDDEIAERMDAGRKALMLRGVNETGPYQSPMEDGMQHFHEWYRRIMQERV; encoded by the coding sequence ATGACCGACATCGGTCGGATGGCACATGTAGTGCCAGCTCGCACCCAGCTACCCGTCAGCGCGTATTTTGACGAAGCCCTCTTTGCCCGCGAGCAAGAACTCATTTTCAAGCAATCCTCACAATACGTCGGCCACCAGAAAGTGGTGCCCGAAATCGGGGATTGGCGTACGTTGGTCCAGGAAGACGGAGGACGCGTGCTGGTTCGCAACCAGCAAGGCGTCGAACTCATCTCAAATGTCTGCCGCCACCGCCAGGCTTTGATGCTGGGCGGCGAGACCGGCAATGTGGCCGGCAACTGCAATACGCATGGCAATCTGAAGGCAACCGGCGGCAATATCGTCTGCCCCTTGCATCGCTGGACGTACAACAACCAGGGCGAGTTGTTGGGCGCGCCCCAGTTCGCCACCACACCCTGCATGAACCTGCAGAAGTTCCGCCTGCGCGACTGCCATGGCCTGCTGTTCGAAGGCCCGCGCGATCCGTCCGCCGACATGGCGCCGCTGTTCTCGCGTCCGGAATTCGACTTCGGCGACTACGTGCTGGACCACGTCGAAGTGCACCAGTGCAACTACAACTGGAAGACCTTCATCGAGGTCTACCTCGAGGATTACCACGTCGGTCCGTTCCACCCGGGCCTGGGCCGCTTCGTCACCTGCGACGACCTGAGCTGGGAATTCAACGACTGGTACAGCCTGCAGAAGGTCGGTGTGCACAACGCCCTGGCGCAGCCGGGGTCCGACGTGTACAAGCAGTGGCACGACCGCCTGCTGGCGTTCCGCGAAGGCGATGCGCCGGATTTCGGCGCGGTCTGGGTCACGTACTTCCCGACCCACATGATCGAGCTGTATCCGCACGTGCTGGTGCTCTCCACGCTGTATCCCAAGAGCCCGCAGGAAACGGTGAACGTGGTCGAGTTCTACTACCCCGAGGAAATCGCCGCCTTCGAGCGCGAATTCGTCGATGCGCAGCGCGCCGCCTACATGGAAACGGCCATCGAGGACGACGAGATCGCCGAACGCATGGACGCGGGCCGCAAGGCGTTGATGCTGCGCGGCGTGAACGAAACCGGCCCCTATCAATCGCCCATGGAAGACGGCATGCAGCACTTCCATGAATGGTATCGCCGCATCATGCAGGAGCGGGTCTGA
- a CDS encoding LysR family transcriptional regulator translates to MGMATAHGWSLKDIDLTSLRLFAAAVEEGSLARAAEREHIAISAISRRISDLEYRCGLALLERHDRGVAATAAGQILLSRLCDLSGPLQRMMFDMEAIRGGTSGFIRVHAHMSATSGSLPGEIASFIAENPGVEVELDEFTSLEVIHSVRTGSADIGLFSGTVDGGDLHIIRWEHDELVAILPPGHALASRDDLTLSDILDEPFIGMQRDSALLSLYRHQATVLGRTLKERGHATSFESVRKMVSVGLGVAILPAIAAYPFVEQLGIVARPLKETWAYRPLMLCVRNPKHLLAATRLLVEHLTGKKLPA, encoded by the coding sequence ATGGGTATGGCAACTGCTCATGGCTGGTCTCTCAAGGACATCGATCTCACCTCATTGCGGCTATTTGCGGCGGCGGTTGAGGAAGGGTCTCTTGCCCGGGCGGCTGAACGGGAGCACATCGCCATTTCGGCGATCAGCCGCAGGATTTCGGATCTTGAGTACCGCTGCGGCCTAGCGCTGCTGGAACGCCATGACCGTGGCGTCGCGGCGACTGCCGCTGGTCAGATATTGCTGAGCCGGCTGTGCGATCTGTCTGGCCCGCTTCAACGCATGATGTTCGACATGGAGGCGATCCGCGGCGGCACTAGCGGATTTATCAGGGTCCATGCCCATATGTCGGCGACTTCTGGATCTCTGCCTGGCGAAATCGCCAGTTTTATTGCTGAGAATCCGGGTGTCGAGGTCGAGTTGGACGAATTCACCAGCCTCGAGGTTATCCATTCGGTCCGCACGGGCAGCGCGGATATCGGCCTGTTCTCGGGTACGGTCGATGGCGGTGATCTGCACATCATCCGTTGGGAGCATGACGAGCTGGTCGCGATCCTGCCGCCCGGCCACGCGCTTGCAAGCCGCGACGACCTGACGCTGTCGGACATACTCGACGAACCTTTCATCGGCATGCAGCGCGATAGCGCGTTGTTGAGCCTGTACCGGCATCAAGCCACGGTTCTAGGCAGGACTCTGAAAGAGCGCGGCCACGCGACGAGTTTTGAAAGCGTGCGCAAGATGGTGTCGGTCGGGCTGGGCGTCGCGATTCTTCCCGCCATCGCCGCCTACCCGTTTGTCGAGCAGTTGGGCATCGTGGCAAGGCCGCTCAAGGAAACCTGGGCGTACCGCCCCTTGATGCTGTGCGTGCGCAACCCGAAGCATCTGCTTGCAGCCACGCGGTTGCTTGTCGAACATCTGACCGGAAAAAAGCTTCCGGCCTGA
- a CDS encoding VOC family protein produces MIDFNSGGTTDMNGQLTSAPDKVNRKFEIRGLNHIAMVCADMKRTVDFYEGILGMPLIKTHDFGKGQHFFFDMGRGASFAFFWLKDAPAALPGPTTPAYLSLEIPIGSMNHFAFDVDAARLPEYRERLMAAGVDVSPIVHHDDVSPSGTNVMQEEHESTWVTSIYFKDPDGIQLEFAGWRRVFTEADIRHEPATAEDAARYKREKINA; encoded by the coding sequence GTGATCGACTTCAATTCTGGAGGGACAACCGATATGAACGGCCAGCTTACTTCGGCGCCTGACAAGGTCAACAGGAAATTCGAAATCAGAGGCTTAAACCATATCGCCATGGTTTGTGCCGACATGAAACGCACGGTGGATTTCTACGAAGGCATACTCGGAATGCCGCTGATAAAAACCCACGATTTCGGCAAAGGGCAGCATTTCTTCTTCGACATGGGCCGCGGCGCGTCCTTTGCCTTCTTTTGGCTGAAGGACGCGCCTGCGGCTTTGCCGGGTCCGACCACCCCGGCATACCTGAGCCTCGAAATCCCCATAGGTTCAATGAATCATTTCGCGTTCGATGTCGATGCTGCCCGGCTCCCCGAGTATAGGGAGCGGCTGATGGCTGCGGGGGTCGATGTATCCCCTATCGTGCACCACGATGATGTGTCGCCGAGCGGCACCAATGTGATGCAGGAAGAGCACGAAAGCACCTGGGTTACCTCGATTTACTTCAAGGATCCGGACGGCATTCAGCTCGAATTCGCGGGCTGGCGAAGAGTATTCACCGAAGCGGACATCCGGCATGAGCCGGCGACAGCCGAGGATGCCGCTCGCTACAAGCGCGAGAAGATCAACGCCTGA
- a CDS encoding carboxymuconolactone decarboxylase family protein: MSGIHANGRPYYEKLFKDGDPTVNPGTATGTPGHWWSTIALRPYIFDHAAAHMGMLGLFGAKASSLLDPKTREIALMRVGFLMASQFVYSQHCKIADVLGIPQAKIDAIPHWNVESELWTPLERAILAYADAMVLDRGRVPDGVFNALHALMKDEDIAEITYHIGGYMQHAAFCRALRLEWDDVPERVQEVPWPEGTDLAGIKKKRAESNRGDAG; encoded by the coding sequence TTGTCCGGGATCCACGCCAACGGCCGCCCATACTACGAGAAACTATTCAAGGACGGCGACCCGACGGTCAACCCGGGTACGGCCACCGGCACGCCGGGACACTGGTGGTCCACCATTGCGCTAAGGCCCTATATCTTCGATCACGCCGCCGCGCACATGGGCATGCTGGGGTTGTTCGGGGCGAAAGCGTCGAGCCTGCTCGACCCCAAGACGCGCGAAATTGCGCTGATGCGGGTTGGCTTCCTGATGGCGAGCCAGTTCGTCTACTCGCAGCATTGCAAGATCGCGGACGTGCTCGGCATTCCACAAGCCAAGATCGATGCGATCCCGCATTGGAATGTGGAATCTGAACTGTGGACACCGCTCGAGCGCGCGATTCTGGCCTATGCCGATGCCATGGTGCTCGACCGCGGGCGCGTTCCCGACGGCGTCTTCAACGCGCTGCACGCGCTCATGAAGGACGAGGACATTGCCGAGATTACCTATCACATCGGCGGCTACATGCAGCACGCTGCCTTCTGCCGGGCGCTGCGCCTTGAGTGGGACGATGTACCCGAACGCGTCCAGGAAGTCCCTTGGCCCGAAGGTACCGATCTCGCCGGCATAAAGAAGAAACGGGCAGAGTCGAACCGCGGAGACGCAGGATGA
- a CDS encoding dienelactone hydrolase family protein produces MKIAVSDGAFDAYVARPDAASAPVVVVIQEIFGVNADLRTTCDELAAKGFIAISPDLFWRAGPGIEFNKLDEQEWQRGFELYKGFDFDRGVKDIVATIDAARSIAGGSGKVAVMGFCLGGLMAYLVAARGEVDAAVAYYGGGTDNHLNEADQVTAPLLMHLAEEDEYIPADAQARVKAALGGRAHIEIHGYRGCNHAFARHGGSHYDVNAAALANQRTETFLRRTLGA; encoded by the coding sequence ATGAAAATAGCCGTTTCCGACGGAGCTTTCGACGCCTATGTTGCACGGCCCGATGCAGCTTCTGCACCGGTTGTCGTAGTGATCCAGGAAATTTTCGGCGTGAATGCCGATCTGCGGACGACATGCGATGAACTGGCGGCCAAGGGCTTCATCGCCATCTCGCCGGATCTGTTCTGGCGCGCCGGGCCGGGCATCGAATTCAACAAGCTGGACGAGCAAGAATGGCAGCGGGGATTCGAACTGTACAAGGGGTTCGATTTCGATCGCGGCGTGAAGGATATCGTGGCGACAATCGATGCCGCGCGATCGATCGCAGGTGGGAGCGGCAAGGTCGCCGTCATGGGCTTTTGTCTGGGCGGCCTCATGGCCTACCTGGTAGCCGCCCGCGGCGAGGTCGACGCGGCCGTCGCCTACTATGGCGGCGGCACCGATAACCATCTCAATGAAGCCGATCAGGTGACCGCGCCGCTGTTGATGCATCTAGCCGAAGAGGATGAATATATTCCTGCGGATGCACAGGCGCGCGTCAAGGCGGCGCTGGGTGGCAGGGCTCATATCGAGATCCACGGCTATCGCGGCTGCAATCATGCCTTCGCGCGGCACGGCGGGTCCCATTACGACGTGAATGCCGCCGCCCTCGCGAACCAACGGACGGAGACTTTCCTGCGCCGGACCCTCGGCGCCTGA
- a CDS encoding SRPBCC family protein, with amino-acid sequence MPHTVHVSTIIHAPLQKVWACFRDFNGLARWQPSVTESRLEEGGRHDAVGSVRYLTGKSSGFVREQLLMLDDPGTALRYAVIESSLPVRDCIAGVSLHPVTDSGHTLVQWWADFQAEGAPLSDVAKAMQAMYTAALAALDAKLREA; translated from the coding sequence ATGCCGCACACAGTACACGTCAGCACGATCATCCACGCGCCACTTCAAAAGGTCTGGGCCTGCTTCCGCGATTTCAATGGACTGGCGCGCTGGCAACCCAGCGTTACGGAAAGCAGGCTGGAAGAAGGTGGACGTCACGACGCGGTGGGTTCAGTGCGGTACCTGACTGGCAAGTCTTCCGGCTTTGTTCGCGAGCAACTCCTGATGCTGGACGATCCCGGCACCGCGCTGCGCTATGCCGTTATCGAAAGCAGCCTGCCCGTGCGCGATTGCATTGCAGGCGTGTCGCTGCATCCCGTCACGGACAGCGGCCATACGCTGGTGCAATGGTGGGCAGACTTCCAGGCCGAGGGCGCGCCGCTGAGCGACGTGGCGAAGGCCATGCAGGCCATGTACACGGCGGCGCTGGCGGCGCTGGATGCGAAGCTGCGCGAGG